In the Cellulomonas sp. C5510 genome, GTCAGCCGTCGGTCGTGCCGCCCCCCGCGTCGGCACCGGGATCCGGCGCACCGGTCGGCGGCGGGTCCACCGGAGCCTGCGTCGCGGGCGGCTCCTGCGGCTCCGGGCCCTTCGACACCCGCAGCGACACCGTCGACCCGGGCGCCACCTGCGCACCCGGTCCGGGGCTGGCGGCGAGCACGGTGCCCGCGGGCGAGGAGTCGAACACCTCCGTGACCGCCGGCACGAGCCCCGCGTTCACGATCGCGGCCTGCGCGTCGCCGGACAGCCTGCCGACCAGGCCGTCGGGCACCGGGACGGTCGCGGGCTGCTCCGGCTCGGGCGCCTGCGTCTCGACCGGCGCCTCCGTCGTGGGGGGTGCGGTGGGCTGCCGGTTCGCGTTCACGTTCGCCCGCGGCGGGAACGGCGTCGGCGTGGCGTACTGCTCGAGCTGCAGCACAGGCGTCATGTAGTCCGCCCACAGCGCCGCCGGCCACGTGGACCCCGTCACCTGCGTCACGCGGCCCCACGGCGTGATCTCGGCGACGTCCTTGCCGTTCTCGCCGACCTGGCTGAGCGCCACGGCCGTCGAGATCTGCGGCGTGAAGCCGACGAACCACGCCGACTTGTTGTCGGTCGACGTGCCCGTCTTGCCGGCGATGTCACGGCCGATCGGCTTGATGTACGTCGACCCGGAGCCGGCCTCGACGACCTGGGTCATCGCGTAGGTGGTGTCGGCCATGACGCCGGCGTCGAACTGCTGCGTCGGCTGGGTCTGCCCCGAGTACGCGACGTCGCCGTCCGGGTAGGTGGCCTCCGCGACCATGTACGGCTTGTGGTACGAGCCCTGCGCGGCGATGGTCCCGTACGCCGACGCCATGTCGAGCGGGCTGACGTCGTCGGTGCCGAGCACGTTCGACGGCAGCGCGTTGACCGGCGAGGTGACACCGGCGCGCTCGGCGACGTCCGCGGTCTTCTCCGGCCCGATCTCGAGGTTGAGCTGGGCGTACACCGTGTTGACCGACTGCTCCGTCGCCTTGACCAGGTCGATCGTGCCGAAGTCCTGGAAGCCGAAGTTGTTGACCTTCCAGCCGTCGAACTCCTGCGGCGAGTAGCCCTGGTACGTGTCGGTGAGCGCCTTGCCGTTCTCCAGGGCCGCGATCAGCGTGAACGGCTTGAACGTCGAGCCGGCCTGGGCCTTGCCGCGGGTGGCGCGGTTGATCTGGTCGGCCAGGAAGTCCCGGCCGCCGTACATCGAGACGATCGCGCCGGTGGTCGGGTCGACGGACACGATGCCGACCTTGAGCGCCTCGGCGGGCGTCGCTCCGTCGGAGAGCCCACCGCTGCGGAGCTTCTCGACCGAGGCGACGGCCTGGTCCTGCACCGGCTTCTGGATCGTGGTCGTGATGCGCAGGCCGCGGCGCTGCAGCATCTCCTCGGTGATCGAGCCCGTGGCGGTGAGCTCCTGCGTCACGTACTCGAGGAGGTACCCGTTGGGGCCGGCGAGCCGGTCGCTGCGCTCGTACGGGATCGTCTCGGGGAACGTCAGCGCGTCACGGTCGGCCTCGGTGACGTAGCCGTCGCGCTCCATGCCGTCGAGCACGTAGTTCCAGCGCTGCTCGGCCTTCTCGGGGCTGACCGCCGGGTCCCAGTTGTTGGGCGACGGGATCAGCCCGGCGAGCATCGCGGCCTGCGAGAGGTCGAGCTCGGCGGCGGGCTTGCCGAAGTACACCTGCGCGGCGGCGTCGATGCCGTAGGCGTTCCGGCCGAAGTAGATCGTGTTGAGGTAGCGGCCGAGGATCTGCTCCTTGGTCTCCGTCTGCGCGATCTTGATCGCCAGCAGGGCCTCCTTGGCCTTGCCGAGGTAGTCGGTCGTCGTCTGGCCGACGTAGTACCGCTCGACGTACTGCTGCGTGAGGGTGGAGGCGCCCTGCGTCTCGCCGCCGGTGACGTTGTTGAGGAGGGCACGCGCCATGCCGCGCAGGTCGATGCCCTGGTTCTCGAAGAACGTCTTGTCCTCGGCGGAGACGACGGCCTGCCCGACGTACTCCGGCAGCGACTCGTAGTCGACGAGGTTCCGGTTCGGGCCCTGGTAGGTGCCGAGCTCCGTGCCGTCGGAGTAGTAGACGGTCGACGCCTGCTCCTCGGCGAAGTCGTCGGGCGCGGGTACGTCGGTCAGCGCGTAGGCGGCGACCGCGAGGCCGAGGCAGAGGAACACGAAGGCGAGGATGCTGCCGACCACGAAGCGCCACGAGGGCAGCCAGCGGTGCAGGCCGCGGTAGCCCCGGCGGGGGTAGTCGATGAGCCGCCGCCGGCCGCCGCCCCGGGCGCTGCCGGTGGCCGCGGTCCGGGACGCACCGCCGCGCGGCGACGTCCGCGCGGGAGCGGTCGAGGACCGTCGGGTGGAGCCTGCCAACGCACTGCCTTCCTGTGGACCGGTGAGGGGGCGTCGAGCGGCAGGAGCCGGCCGGGCCCGGATCAGTATGCGCGAGCCGGTGGCGGCGGCCCGGGGCGGGGTCCCCCGGGCCCGCGGACCTTCACGTGATCGCCACGAGGCCTGCCGCTGGGCTTCCCGACCCGACGAGGATCCTCGCAGCCCCGGCGCCCGGGGGCACGCGAGCCGCGCGGGAACCACCGCATCGGGGGTCCGCGACGCGCCGGCCGTGACGTCGCTCTTGCCCGGATCGCCCGGATCGCCCTACGCTCCCCGATGTATCAGTTCGATACATCGTCGTG is a window encoding:
- a CDS encoding penicillin-binding protein; the encoded protein is MAGSTRRSSTAPARTSPRGGASRTAATGSARGGGRRRLIDYPRRGYRGLHRWLPSWRFVVGSILAFVFLCLGLAVAAYALTDVPAPDDFAEEQASTVYYSDGTELGTYQGPNRNLVDYESLPEYVGQAVVSAEDKTFFENQGIDLRGMARALLNNVTGGETQGASTLTQQYVERYYVGQTTTDYLGKAKEALLAIKIAQTETKEQILGRYLNTIYFGRNAYGIDAAAQVYFGKPAAELDLSQAAMLAGLIPSPNNWDPAVSPEKAEQRWNYVLDGMERDGYVTEADRDALTFPETIPYERSDRLAGPNGYLLEYVTQELTATGSITEEMLQRRGLRITTTIQKPVQDQAVASVEKLRSGGLSDGATPAEALKVGIVSVDPTTGAIVSMYGGRDFLADQINRATRGKAQAGSTFKPFTLIAALENGKALTDTYQGYSPQEFDGWKVNNFGFQDFGTIDLVKATEQSVNTVYAQLNLEIGPEKTADVAERAGVTSPVNALPSNVLGTDDVSPLDMASAYGTIAAQGSYHKPYMVAEATYPDGDVAYSGQTQPTQQFDAGVMADTTYAMTQVVEAGSGSTYIKPIGRDIAGKTGTSTDNKSAWFVGFTPQISTAVALSQVGENGKDVAEITPWGRVTQVTGSTWPAALWADYMTPVLQLEQYATPTPFPPRANVNANRQPTAPPTTEAPVETQAPEPEQPATVPVPDGLVGRLSGDAQAAIVNAGLVPAVTEVFDSSPAGTVLAASPGPGAQVAPGSTVSLRVSKGPEPQEPPATQAPVDPPPTGAPDPGADAGGGTTDG